The sequence TTTTGTCTGATGGGTTAATTGTGGTATGGTGTGATTGAGATGAGTTGTATGTTCTTAATGGTGATGTCCTATgatgccctccgtgtcacgcaagcatgtgGGATTACAGTTGTAGGGTGGTGCAATACATTCAtaattcacttatagtgggttgcgagagtgacaatagcttaaaacccgagtaagggggttgttgcatatgggaataaggaggacttgttacttaatactatggttgggttttacattaatgatctttagtagttgttgatgcttgctagatttccaatcacAAGTGCATGTGATCCTAGTACTGATAGTATGTTAGCGTATGCCTCTCCCTCATTGCATATAATAAGTATCACACATGTCATATTCAAATGCCTAAGGACAGTCTTTCTCTTTGTTTTACAAAAAGCTCTTTTCTTAAACAAACTAAGTTTTATTGTCTACCAAAGTACTTCTAATTTtgttcttgcaaacttatcctctTACATGTACAAAGTagtttattcttgttctaggtaaagtgaatgttaagtgtgcgtagacTTGTATCGTTGaccgatagaacttgagagaacaTTAATTCTAGCTTTAgctccacgttgggttcgacactcttactcatcgaaaagcctacaaacaatcccctatacttgtgggttatcaagacctttttgtggtgctgttgccggggagcaatagcgtagggtgaatattctcatgtgtgcttgttagctttattactaagtagtttttattttctgttctaagttgtttcaTATCTTTATTTATGGATATGAAACATAAAATACCAagaaaattagttgtacttgctactgaTGAAGATGggaaacctcctaaaaccctcgatgctggttatgtggaAAAAATTAaacactactttaataatcctgataAATCCCCATTCAACTTCATAATGGGAGATACTTTGGATCATGGAAATACTGTAGGGATTATTGCTTGTATCAAAAGGGGAAACAGATACGGAATCAAATTAAAATGTTGCAATTATATGTTTGGGATTTATGCTTAAGATACAATTACACTTGTTGCTCTAAGGTGGATGCTCCACACTTCCCCTTTCAATGTGAATTTAATGAAAATGAAACCCTCGCATCTTATGCTAATGGTGTATATGATTACTGTGCTGTAGAACAaacagaagaatttgttgctttcaagggtgcttatgaaattgaatcttttttAAAAAAGTATGAAGATTGTGATGATGCTCTTTACAGATCTAAAAATTATGCTATTCTTAAATATTGCTACTAAAATTATAAATATAATGCTGATAttaatgaatttattgagaaagtctccactgtccaagaagagattaatattttgcaggtatccatggaagaagaaattgctgaaactgtgagctcattagatgaaaaagtgaaggaggagagcgaagaaagaaaggaggaagagaggattggcCGCCTATGCCCACCTTTTAGTGAGAGTAACTCTTCacctcatacattgtttaatttcccttcgtgcttaccaaaggatgaatgctacgatccattggattcgtttgaaatatccccttttgataaacttgatgcttgctatgcttgtgaccgTGATGCCAATATGAAATATGCTTATGGAgacgaacttgctatagttccttatgttaaaatgAAATCATAGCTATTGcatccacacatgatagtcctattatctttttgaattctcccaactagaCTATATCGGAGAATTTtccacttattaaggattatattgatgggttgcgttttaccattacacatgatagttttgatggatataatatgcatgtgcttgctgctcctaattgcaattattatgagagaggaatcaCTTCTATGCCTCTCTATGTTTTtgatatgataaaattgcaagaaactgtttatactatgcattgtcctttactttgtgtgcatgaattgttattttatgacatgccgatgtataggaagagagttagacttagtcattgcatgatatatgtttccttttgctcactactaaattataaattattgttaattaaaattatctttgatataccttgggatctgggtggatcaattacttgagcactttatgcctagcttaatggctttaaagaaagcactacctcggagacaacccgaaagttttagagagtcattttattccattgtgtgcttttaaaatattaaaaataatatatagaggggaacttaaaactttttcaaaaagaaaagtgaaagtgagacaGATGAGCAATGTGGAAGTAggggctagccttgaactttgttcatgcccatggaaactttgtgaaccttgattacagaaacttttcaacaaattAATTATCCACTGTATTATAAAAATGATGTGCCAAGATttacctttaggatgtttaaattgcttgtttgatATGTGTAGTGCAAAAACAGAAGCTTAGGCTATAGTgcttgaattcaatttttttactAGATCCTCAAAAGTTTCTGAAGCTTTTACATAGTACTGCTATGATAATTGTTATCATTTCCTAAGTTTTCAATTTTTTTAGAGTTATAGAAGCATATTTTTCATCTGCATCTTTACAAACACTCGTTTTCACGGATTGCAGTTATAATTTCTTTATCTCCTTATGTTTGAAATCCTGTTGAGCCACATTGATTTGGGAGCCATAAAATTGTAATAGCATAAAGTGGGTAATGTttgattataattatacaataatgttacatcAGGACATGATGGGATCTGATATTATATGTACTAACCCCTCTAACaaaaagttcggttaagttttgtgtggatgaagtcttcgaagatcgaggaggtatcaatatgagaagaataaggagaggcaagagttcaagcttcaggattcccaaggcaccccaagtaaatattcaagtagactcaagtatttaagcttcgggatgccccggaaggcatcccatctttcttcctcGATAATTATCGATATGTcttagtttttgttttgttcacatgatatgcgtacattcttggagcatcttttgtgtttattttcccatttattttatgcaccatgatggtatgagatagtccttggttgatttattgAATACTCTTTTCATTTCACTTATATGTttcgagtatggctttatagaatgcttcatgtgcttcacttatatcatttgaagtttggatgctCGTTTCTCTACATTTGGAAACCCGTTATTTGtagaattctcttttgcttcacctGTATTTATTAGAGTGTGGATTTTCTAGAAATAattaactctcatgcttcacttatatctatttagagagttatcATGAATtgatcattcacatggttagtcataaaatcctacataaaacttgtagatcactgaatatgatatgtttaattccttgcaatagttttgcgatattgaGGTGGTAATATGGGGCATGCTAGTAGAAAAATTAAAATTGAGTATTAATAATGTTGCTAAGGGAAGTAAGTCTTTACACAAATAAATCTTCATGCATGTAAAGTGGTGGCCGCTGATATTAGCAGTGAGGTCGGGGCATAATTTATCATTGATTGAGTCTTTGTGTTGTCCGGATCGGGGGCGCGTGATGGTTAAATCCTCCCAACCTCCTCCCTAGGGGCCTGTGAGTAATACTTTGCTTCAGGGGCTTTGCAATTTTCACAATAAGTAgttgagttctttataactaacaTGAGTTTGTGGACTTAAGCACTCCCACCTATCCATATTTTCCTAGCCTCtccggtaccatgcattgcccgtTTTTACCTCGAGACTTGGTGCAAATTTCGTTTGTGCATCCAAatctcgtgatatgatacgctctatcacacataagtctcattatatccttcctcaaaatagccaccatacctacctcttGGCATTTCCGTAGGCATTCCGAGACATActaccatgcaacttccaccaccatcatatacatgacttgtgttcgttgtcatattgctttgcatgattgtaagatagtttgcatgatattttcatggcttgtctattttttgatatctttgctacgctggatcattgcacatcctggtacaatgccagaggcattcatatagagtcatattcagtttatcgagttgtaagtaaataaaagtgtcatgCATTCTTGAGTGTTGCCCCGACCAGTGAGGATTAAAAAAAGAGAGGCcgaaaagagcccaacaaaaaaagataaaagaaaaaaattaaaagaaaaaagaaaacaaaaaaatgagagaaaaagagagaggggacacactactatcctttttccacacttgtgcttcaaagtagaaccatgttcttcatatatagagtctccatgatttgtcactttcatatgctagtgggatttttttattatagaacttggcttgtatattctgatggcaggattcctcaaatgcctgaggtcttcatggaCAAGCAAGTTggctgcacacccacttagttttagtagTGAGCTTTCaaacacttatagctccagtgcatctgttgcatggtgatccctactccttgcatggATATCAATTGAAAGGTGTCTTCATGGCCTAACAATCCGCCAAATTGATGCGAGAGTTTCTCTATTTTTGTCTTCCTTTGAACCCCTACCATCATtctctattccaccaatagtgctaagtccatggctcacgctcaggtATTGAGTGAACATGAAAATGTTGAAGCGCGTGAAAAAGTATGATACAATTGCTTGATTTGGCACTGGGATACTCTtgatttgatatatatatatatatatatatatatatatatatatatatatatatatatatatgcagggAAGAACGGGCGTGTCATGCTTACCACAACTAAGTGTATAGAGGTTGTTTCCTTTAGCTCCATTAGTATGAAAGGCAAAGATGAATTACAGGCATGTTTTGTATTATTGTTAAAATATCAAATTGATAGaatattgccttgaatcactcctatcctaatattcatgccatgattagattatttGATCAAGATAATGTTAGGTGGcaatccacatcaaaaaatatcttttatcatttacttactcgaggacaagcaggaattaagcttggggatgctgatacatctccgtcctatctataatttttgattgtttcatgccaatattctacaactttcgcatacttttggcaacaatttatatgattttcttggactaacatattaatccagtgcccggttcctgttttttgcatgttttttgttttgcagaaaatccatatcaaacgaagtcctaGCACGATAAAAttttacgaagatttttttggaatacatgtggtttttgggaggaagaatcaacgcaaatGGAGGCCCACAACCTCCACAAGGCAACAGAGTGCGCCCCACCCCTAGGGCGTGTGGtgttgccttgtggccacctcgcaAGTCGGTTGGATCCCTTCTCATCCTCAAGGAAGATTatattgaaaaaaaatcatgttaaaatttcagcccaatcggaggaTCTCTCAATATTTAAGAAAAGCTTTTTGGCCAGAAACAGAGACGCAAAACAGAAGGAAAACAgtgagagatccaatctcggaggggctcctaccctttgggagccatggcggccaaggaccagaggggaaaccctgctcccatctaggggggggcaaGGTAGAAGAGGAAGGAGGGGGATCTCTCCCCTCTCTTCCAGTGGTGCCGGAGCACCACCCGAGGAACCATCATGACAACAATctcaacaacttcgccgccgtcatcaccaactctccccccccccctctatgcagtggtgtaacctctctattcccgttgtaatatctacttaaacatgctttatgccacatattattatccaatgatgtgttgccatcctataatgTTTGAGTAGATAGTTTTTGTCCTACTGGTTAATTGTGGTATGGTGTGATTGATATGAGTTGTACGTTATtaatggtgctgtcctatggtgccctccgtgtcgcgcaagcgtgtgggattaccactgtagggtgttgcaatacattcataatTCACTTATattgggttgcgagagtgacaaaaggttaaacccgagtaagagggtcactactgcaggatactgctaatgcgacactatgatcagagaccttttaacgaaactgtgtgcgatgcattaatcgcaaacggtggtgtaaaaaaaccgtcaaaaaaggtgcaaaaagtttgcgatggcggagccatcaaacacggttcagattttagttgcgtgtgcaatgcagggcacactgttaatccattcgaactgtttgcgatgaggcagaacaacagaaacgatcagccatatcaatgtgtgtgtgatatacgacatacagttcgctccgatgaactgtttgctattagggagtgcaacagaaacagttagccagatcaaggtgtgtgtgatatacggcatacggtccATGACAATGTATGTGCTGGTATATAGAATCCCGGGTGACTTGGTTGATGAATATGTTCACATCTCCAACGTTATGTTTATTATTTTTATGAAGAGATTTGTGAATGTTATGATTGAGAACTTCTGAGAAGAGTATCTACAAGCACCCAATGCAAATGACACGACAAGGCTGATGGAAATTGGTGCAGCGAGAGTGTTTCCTGGGATGCTTCGGAGTATCAGTTGCATGCACTAGAGATTCAAGAATTGCCACACATTGGCTTGATCCAATCATCATACTCATACTCAAAATTGTTGCCTCTCAAGATATATGTCTTTGGCAATGTTACTTCCGAATGCAAGATCTCACAATAATCTCAATGTCATCCAAAGACCTTTTTCGTAAGGCTTATTTTTTGTGAGGCTTCACCTTGCAACTTTGAATTCAATGGTCATCAGTATGATAACAGTATGATAAGGGCCACTACCTTGCAGATGGCATCTACCCCACATGGTCAACATTTGTGAAGACAATTTAAAACCCTGAAAATAGAAAGAGAGCTCACTTTGTCGCGGCCCAAGAGTCCGTGAGAGAAGATGTTGAGGGAGCATGAGCGTGCCATACATGCATCGGGAAGGTTTATTACCCTGTTGTAAATCAAATCCCAAAAGGAAAACCGTTCTCTCCTTTTCTAAGCAAAACGAGCAATATAACACTTGCTAATAACAAATAAGACAATCCCTGTACACATTACTTAAAAGAAGTCCGGCAAGCACTTGAAAAGGAAACACAAAAGCAGCCGAGTTGATATATATATAGGAGCCTATTGGAGATGCAGGACACATAGGCAGGCAACGCATCTTGTTGTTGATTGTTTTTGAGATAGATAATCGCTCGTGCCAAGCGGTGCATCTTGTTGATCGACTGGAACAGTAGACAGATCATGCGGGTGCGTAGCTATACCATCCATGCAGGCGGCGGCTGGTTCACATCCATGCCACGAAATCTGCAGAGACAAACGCCGGTGATCATTAGTCTCTGTGTCATGAGTTTAGCAGCAGCAAAAGGTAAAAAGAGATAGAAGCGCTAGCTCTTACACTGGCTGTAGAGAAGGATAGCATTCTAGGGCCTGGAAGAAGTGCTCTGGCTGCGGAGGCGTGTGAGGCGGCACGCCCCGGTCGCCCTGCcacatctgctgctgctgctgcgggggATCAGGTGTCGCCTCCAGCTCGATCTCGCCAAGCTGAAGTGAAACGGGAGTGATCAAGAGCATTACATACACCAATGGATGAAGCCATTTTCAGCAGAGGGCAAAAATAAGAAGAGCAGTGGTTTTCTGAAAGCCAGGAAGAAGAGGAATGCTTGCAGTGCACAAACACACGTAACCACGGCAGGTAGCTGCAATTGGTGGTACCTGAAAGCCTCCTGTGTTTATACTGTGGTGCCAACCAGGGTCCCCTGCCTACTATAACTAACTACCTGTGGGCTTGTGGCATCATCAACTTTCCAATCACTTGTCACTGGCCCAAGTGAAATGAGACAACTTCTCCTTGACGATGGTCCCTCCCTAGCTACGTGCGTACAAATGCAGACCTTTCTAGCTAGGAAAAATGATTTGGGTCATGTTACCTTTCTTTTCAGGGTCATGTTTGCATCCTCTAATATTTGTTCCTGCCAAAGAAGATTGTGCTTGAAGTTACAGAAGGGGACACCATCCATCATTTAGCAACATAAATGGAAAGTATTTGAGTGACATATGTACCTTTCTCTTCAGGTCGCACATTTCATCCAGCAGTACTTGAGTCTGTGAAGTGCAGGTGAAGTCATGCGCACTAGAGTTAGTGAAACTAGCAGCAAGCAAAGCAGATTAACCTAGTTTCCACTTGTACCCTGAACTTTTTTTCTTGCTATGTAGTTTACCTTTCTTGACCTTATTTGTCTCAAGGTCTTGCCTACTTGACTCTCAAGCTGATCAAGCTCCGTTGTACTCAGTGGAGCCAAATCCTCGCCCAGGAGATTCCTGTGGCACCATCAACAGTACTTACTTTAGCAAACCACCAACAATAATTACTTCACCAAACATAGCAAATGTTGCCATaatggttgtgtgcatcaagaGATGCAGAGGCGGGGTTTTtcctcattttctaaaaaaaagcaAATGTTGCCATAACCTGCTCAAGGGAGCAATTATCTGAGAGGAATATAAAAACATCACCTTTGTGAGTGTTGTAAAACCTCAACTCTTGCCTTCAGCTCCATATACTCCAGATAGTTGTTCTGCAGTTAGTGTAAAGGAGATATGGAAAAAATGCTAAATCAAGTAAATTTAAGAAAAAAGCCTTTTTGTCCAAAAATTAAAGCTAAAGAAAATGTTAAGTTACTCCATAATCAAATACTTCTCCTCAGTCACATTGTAGATTGTCGTTTCCAATTTGTGTCCAGCAAACATTTTTAGTTTGATCATCAATAAAAAGAAATTTACAAACACGTGACACCGAAATTTACATTTGAATCATCATATTATTACGGAAATTGATGGTCAAAGTATCACGAGGAAGACAACCTACATTATATGGTTCAAGAGGTAGTATATAACAACTCCGACCATAAAATCTAGGAATACTTAGTAGATTACAACTTCATCTAAGTCACGTAGTAGGTCTTTCAAAAATAATCGGCATGCATTTTTAATCTGATCATCAATAAAAAGAAAATTAATGACATTTGACACAGAAATTTGAATTACTGCTAAACATAATTCGATAAACATGTTTTATTTGAATCAACATGTTCAGTAGTAAAATGAAAAGGGAAATTGATGTTCAAAATATCACCTTGGAGACAACCTAGACAAACTTGGAATACCAGATCATCGAAAAATTCTAGCAAAATTCAAGTGAAACTTTTGTATCTTCGATATCCTTGTTATGCACAGGAGCCCTTTGTTTTTCAATATGCTGTAAGATTAGTTTACCAGGAAAAAGAAAGGATGAACCCAACCGCAACTCCCTTTCTGGACAACATCAAGAGATCAGATGAATCATATTGTCACTCTCTCACACCTTCTAGCACTTGGATACTTTATCCTAAGCAAGAATCTGCCGTTAAGGAAACCAGTCATCTTATCACTGATCTCTTGTTTGCACCTTGCTATGGATTACTCCCtcagtaaactaatataagataaGATCTTTTAGACCACTACTTGATTGCTCATGTTGAGTTTATATAGTCGTTGCTTGGTGTGTCTTCTAATAGAAATAGTACAAGTCCTAGCAATTAAGATTATGATTAAATTGTTCCGTGAATCCTCAGGAATTACATACCAGCAATACTCTCCGTGTGAATCCACATCAACAATAAATTCTCGCATGAACAGGTAAGGGTCTAGTAAGTCCAAATCTATCCTCTTGGACATCTCATTTGGGAAAATATGACTGTGGCCACGAAGAAGGCGAACCATGCTTTAGGCTCTACTAAACATAAATCGAACATTTTACTCATATGCATGTTTAATAAACAACTACCACATTTATACCATATAACATATAGCAATGTTGTCTTTGTGAATTTGAATACATTCCACAGTTATAATAAACTCATCAGCAGGTATATGACACTTTGGTTGTGTGCACCACAATGATGCAGAAGCTGGGGTTCTCCTCCTTTCTCTAAAAAAAAGGTATATGGCATGGCTAACCAATCTGAAGCTGCTATCTGCTACAATACTGCATGCTATGGCCAACCAAGTTGTTAGTCTAACTTATAACTAACCGCAACATGCATTACACCTAAGCAAATAATTTAACAAACATGAGTCCCCAGGCACTTGATGTTGTATTTCACATAGATAGCCACATAATTGTGCCGGGCATATGCATGAAATGCATTGCGCGAGTGCTCATTAGTTGTACTTCCCAAGATTCTAATTGCCATGAACTTACATTCCCATATAATATTAGAAACTGCTAAAAATTGTCCGAGGTTTATATTTTGCTTCTCAAGCCATCTGGGCATGTTCGCAAGGCAGTAATTTTACATCAAAAAAAAGTCAAACAAATAGTTCACTGCCTACATGACAAGCAGTAAATTCCATGTTCCAAACACGGATAAACAAGTGAACCAGCAGAGAAATACTTTTTAGCAATCATGAGTGAACTAGGTAATATATTTTAAATTATTGCTTCACAACATCAATGTAAATATGTTATTTAGAGCATTATAAATTAGGAATGCTTGTACATTGTTCTATGAAGGAAAGCTAAACTTTGCGATAACCTGCTAGTTAAAAAATGAAACATGTTGTATCTGAGGAAAAATTGTAGCATTTGCATAATATGCACATTGGGAATAAAAGCCTCAAACCTGCATCTCATCTCTAGTTGGCACGGCAGCATCTTGGGAAGCAAAAATGTACCTCTGGTACCTCTCGAGGGTCTTAAGCATGCTGCGAGGAGTTCAAAATTCGAGATTAAGTTATGCAAGTACACACATTGGTAAATAACACAAATTCGAAGTCACCGGGGCGGGAAGGGTGGTTAGAAACTAAATATCACTATTTACATGAAAAAATTCGATAATTGGCATTAAAAAATTGAACTATTATGGAAAATCTTTTGAAACTCATTTTGGCGATTATCACTTTTGAAACCTGCCATGAAAGTTGTGTAAACATCACAATCTAGTGAAGACTTGACCAAGTACCCCCAAAAAATCTTTTATATAAAAAAAGTTTACTTTGACCATTTAAACTTTTCGGGGAACTACGCTGCTGTTTGAATGTTTCTTTAGCGACTACCGTAAGAATGCACATCGTGAATTTTCACTAAAAGGGCAATTTAGCCAAAATTGCTACAAAGTTTAAGCTAGCCATCAGTGGCATGTTTGTATATAGCTGAATGTACTCCCTTCGTCAcatattttaggacggagggagtagtaatcatGATTGGCCCTACAAAATATTAGCATGAAGTTTTACTTGGTCTGATTTCACATTTCATGTATCAGTGGTTTTATAAAGTTATTGAGGAAAATCAATGGCTTTACAATTTTGACAGATAACCAAACTATATTTGACTCGAACATACATGAAGTTCTGAAATCATTAGGAAATGCTACCCACAGAGCTGCTTAAATAATTACGTACGAGCATAACATTAACTAGGTTAACTTGTTTTCTTTTGCTCCTAGGAAGTAGACATGGCACTTCTTTCGTACATAGTACATATGATGCAGCAGTTGCCCTGTCACATCATGTAAGGCCACAGTTGAATTAAAGTACTTAACTGTTTCATTATGTTCAATAGTATTATTCGGTACTTTGACTTAAAACTTAATGCATTTCAGGTAAC comes from Triticum aestivum cultivar Chinese Spring chromosome 5B, IWGSC CS RefSeq v2.1, whole genome shotgun sequence and encodes:
- the LOC123113351 gene encoding MADS-box transcription factor 34 — its product is MGRGKVVLQRIENKISRQVTFAKRRNGLLKKAYELSLLCDAEVALVLFSHAGRLYQFSSSSNMLKTLERYQRYIFASQDAAVPTRDEMQNNYLEYMELKARVEVLQHSQRNLLGEDLAPLSTTELDQLESQVGKTLRQIRSRKTQVLLDEMCDLKRKEQILEDANMTLKRKLGEIELEATPDPPQQQQQMWQGDRGVPPHTPPQPEHFFQALECYPSLQPVFRGMDVNQPPPAWMV